The Deltaproteobacteria bacterium genome segment ACCGTGAGCCGCCGCGAGCGCAAGGAGCGCGACCCGACCGCGTATCTGTGCGATACGCCGAGGGTCGCGCGACGCCGTCGATCGCGGATGGATCGCGATTCGCAGCCGAAACCGATCCGTGGCGCAGCCTCCTAGCGCCCGGGCGGCGCGGAGGCAAGCGCGGCGGCGGCCTCCGGCGTCAGGGCAGGTAGTACACCGGGTTCGGCAGCTTGAACGTGCGCTCGGCGAAGCCGCCGTCGAGATCGCTTTGCTGGTCGCCGAGGCTCAGCAGGATCGTGTAGCCCTCGTCGGCGAGGCGCCGACGTTCGGGCGCCTTGAAGTCGACCCCGCTCCGGAACTGCTTGTCGGCGGGCAGCATGATCAGACGATCCCAGGTGAATCCCTGCTCGCGGAGGTTGCGCTCGGTCACGGCGCGCACGTCCGGCGGCCGTCCGGTGAGGAAGAACACGGCGACGCCGAGTACGCGCGCGCGCTCGACGAGCCGGAGCGTCGGGAGGATCGCGACGCCGCCCGCCATGCCCTGCCAGGCGCGGATGCCGCAGGGCCCGTGCTCGAGATCGCAGGGTCCGTGGACGATGCGCGCCCAGCCGTTCAGGCGGTAGGCGCCCCAGTTGGAGAGCGCGGTCTCGTCGACGTCGAGGACGATCGCGGGACGTCGTACGAGCGGCGCGCGCTCGTCGAGCCACGCCGAGGCCGTCGCGACGACGCGCGCGACGTCGGCCTCGTAGCGTCCGGAGTCGAGGTATTCCGTGATGCGCCGCTGCGTCTCGTAGAGCGTGGGAACCGCCGCGGAGCGCTCGGGAGCGGGGCGCGCCGGCTGGCGCGCGGGCGCGCAGCCGAGCGCCGCGGCGGCGAGGGCGAGCGCGACGCCGCGGCGCGCGCGGCGGAGGACGGCGTTCGGGTGGGCGCCGCTCACAGCGGCGTCGCCGCGAGCTTCGCGTAGCCGTCGAGGATCGGCAGCACCTCGGCGCGCGGCTTCGGGGGGACCCAGAGATTCACGCGCGTGACGCCGGCCCCGGCGAACCGCCGCATCACCTCGGGGTCGGGCGGTGCGCCGAAGACCGACACGGGGAAATCCTCGGGCCGCTTGCCGGCGGCACGGGCGCGCTCCGCGAGGTCCTTCGTACCCGAGAGGATCTGGTCGGGATTGAAGCCGATCGGGATCCAGCCGTCGCAGAAGTCGACGACGCGCTGGCGCGCCCTCGGGGTGTCGCCGCCCATGAGGATCGGCGGGTGCGGCTTCTGGACGGGCTTCGGCCACGACCACAGCGGGTCGAAATCCACGAACTCCCCGTGGAACTCGGCCTCGTCCTTCGTCCAGATCTCCTTCATCGCGAGCACGCGCTCGCGCAGCAGCTTCCAGCGCGTCTTGAAGGCCGTGCCGTGGTTCT includes the following:
- a CDS encoding acid phosphatase — protein: MSGAHPNAVLRRARRGVALALAAAALGCAPARQPARPAPERSAAVPTLYETQRRITEYLDSGRYEADVARVVATASAWLDERAPLVRRPAIVLDVDETALSNWGAYRLNGWARIVHGPCDLEHGPCGIRAWQGMAGGVAILPTLRLVERARVLGVAVFFLTGRPPDVRAVTERNLREQGFTWDRLIMLPADKQFRSGVDFKAPERRRLADEGYTILLSLGDQQSDLDGGFAERTFKLPNPVYYLP
- a CDS encoding LLM class F420-dependent oxidoreductase, yielding MHFGILMFAADYAIRPDELAIEAEARGFESVFFPEHTHIPASRRSPYPGGGELPKEYARTHDLFVTLAAAAAVTKKIKVGAGICLVVERDPITTAKEVASVDFLSNGRLLFGIGGGWNAEEMENHGTAFKTRWKLLRERVLAMKEIWTKDEAEFHGEFVDFDPLWSWPKPVQKPHPPILMGGDTPRARQRVVDFCDGWIPIGFNPDQILSGTKDLAERARAAGKRPEDFPVSVFGAPPDPEVMRRFAGAGVTRVNLWVPPKPRAEVLPILDGYAKLAATPL